The DNA window cctaatgGCTCTACTATTGCTTGAAGCCATGGGAATACTTCCAGCTATATAAAAATGTCATCATTATTTTATCAAAAAGCAGACTCTGCTCTCGCCCTCCCACCCCAGCTCATACTTTGTAGGCTTTCCCCTAATATACATGTAGAATACAGTCTACATtaatacacatttgttttaagatCTTAAAACCAGATTTTACATTCTTGTCTTATTAAAAACCTGattgaacaattaaaataaataaataaataaattgggtgTTATTATGATAGTCAAAAACGTACATTACTGATCAGAAGTTTTggtagcagtgtggagctgcaccAGAGCAGCCCCAGAGCTGGAGCAGGGGcagctggagccagcctggagctggagcagaggcTGCTGGAGgaccagcctggagctggagccggggctgctggagctggagcagggggtcttcATAAGTTCTGCAGCCGGCCTGGTAGTTGAGCTACCGGAGCTGGAGCATGGCTAACTAGTTTAATGAACCGTAGGACTGTAATCTATAATCTACAGAACATGTACCTTAGCAGTTATATATGCATACAGTTTCACTAAAatacttttgtactttttttcttttaaggtgtGATGTCTGGCTGCTCTTGAAAAGGGCAGTGTGGAATCCCTTTCAGaacagaagagaaaacaaaatcaatatttttttttttttgtgcttgtcaAAACAGAGCAAAACTTTTATACAAATACTGAAAAACTGGAAAGATAGCACTGCCTAAAAGTTGTTTCATAGCATTCTTTTATGGCACAATATTTGACTGCAAATATTCTTCTATTTAACTTTTGGAAAATGTACCAGTGATTTTGGGTAGATTTCTGTAAATTTTTGAAAAGTTGTAAATAATTATTGTAATAGTTTACAATGCAGTTACACATTGTTCCTTGTGCATTCTTGACCACTTGAGCTGCAGACTGAGATAAACAGCAGATATGCCGTATTTGTAACAAATGTAAAGCTGGAGGGAGCTGGTACAATACAGCCAATGATATTTTGTGCTTACCTGATCACTTAGACATTGCACTTCTGGTTCTGTGATTTAATTAAAGGAAGCAGCATGTTCTTCTTCCTATGGTTATATTTGAGTTATTTTCCAAATTGATTGTTTCTTTAATACACAGTGTAAATTCAGGGGTTTAAATGTAATGGATTTATATTGCAATTCAGGATGGACTAATCCATCTGTCCGCCTCTCCAGAAGTCAGATTTAACCCAGCCAGCCAGGCTGATTGATGGAGGGCACTGGTCTCACTGCAGGTGAATGTCCAACTGTAAAACATATCAAGTAGGAAACAGAACCACTGAATTCACAAGAAATgcagtttattaataaaaacttttacagaaaatatttcaACCATGGacaaaaataaagtgttataaTTGTTTAACTTCCTTttcttgctaaaaaaaaagaaaaaggttgttTGTTCAGGTTAccttaaaaacacacagcagtttataaaatgtacaatttgtaaaTAAGGAGATACTTTGCACCAGTGGTCCTTTGTGCTTTAGTGGAAAGGAGAGGGTTacaataactttttacacttctgttAACTAGCAAAGCAGGGGATCACTAAAGTGCCATTCTTAACACGTAATAAACTTAATTTTCATTTAGAGCTGCAGCATTAATGTTTACtcaagtttcagttttgttaacTCCTAACACATGTTCTAagtatttaataaaaaggaaCTGCTTTGTATCCAAATCCTAGTTTTCTGGCTCAATTATTATTGCACTATACAAAAAAGTCCAGGTGTGGAAGGCTGGACaaagaaacacatacacagacaccCTTGACCATAGGGAAGAATAAAGGACACGTATTTGACATCAACAAAAGAAGTGTTCCTTCTTTTAGGTATAAAGTATATTTGTACAGTCACCGGTCAATCCTTGTGCAATGAATATAGAGTTGAGTCTTCATCTGGAAAAAGTACTGCTGATTTACAGAATCCCCTCAACAATATTTCAATGCAGTCATTATACCTCCTCGCAAAAAGCAATGTAAACTGTAAAAGTAAAGCATGTGATTAAAATATAGAACAAGAATAAACCTAACAAATGCAAACTTCTCCATAAGCAAAATGGTATCAAAGATTGCAGCCAAAACCAAACCATTcttaatttagcatttttgtACTGCAATGTCATACAACAAACTCCCTTCTCTATTAACTGGTTGTCCCTAATGAATTTAGCAACCACTGTTTAATACTCTTGAAAAATGTCAaaagtagaaaaacaaataacaagaaaCCCATGAAATGAGGGCAGATGTCAAACATTTAACAGTACCAAAGTTGCCTATTGTAATGCTTCCATCTAGTAGTGGTGAAAATGACAATCAGATGCATGGTTCTTACCTTAATCCACTGGAGCACCTGATCATGGATTTCTTTCTGGTTCTTAAAAAATGCCATATTCAGTAAATCTGCAACAAACTGTTCTGGTGGAATCTGCTGAGTCTAGTGCAaagtattttgtataatttattatttttaatttaaaatgattttaaattaaatctacATAGAGTGATCAACACAGAAgccacatttaatttacactacAGTATAATAAATCATGTGGTCTCTTCACTCTAGTATAGTTAACCATAATTTAGTTTAACAAggcaatacaaacagtaaaaggTTATTTCATCCTACCCAAAGCAAGTTCACCAGGTTAGCAATTTTCATCGTAGCTTCCTCTGAGTCTTCCAGTCTTTTAGAATCCAAGATAAGGCCTGTCAAAAAACGATGGCATTCTCTGGCATATAAGATTTCTTCATAcgtcaaattaaaatgtataaaagcaatatctgaaaaacaaataaaacaagattgAAATTACTATTACATTCTGTGCTCTACTCAAAAGTTTGTGTCATTTATGCCCcaactactgtatgtattttttaaaagatggaaATGTGAAGTATGAATGCACCCATGTAAACAGACCCAGCTTCACTGTTTGAGATGCTTCAGTTTAGTGCACTAGAGGACAGTTACacacaaaagtttaaacaaaaatattatcaatTGCTTACCTGGAAGATCTTTCCTTTCATCTAGATGCATATGTGGACATGCACCTGTGAACAATGCAACACATTGGCCAATCACATAACTACAactaaagggttaaaataaacaacaacaactttgttTTAACCTTTATTTAGGGATTTACCCTGAAAAGCCAATCCACCAAGTGTCCCTGAATCTGCATGCCCTCTCTAATCCTGGCTTTGTTTTGCTGAATTACTTTGGAGCCATGAGAACACTACTTTACACTGAGGTTTAAATTACAGACCACCTCAGTAATGGTTTTACACGCTGTTTCTAGCGCTACTATTTTTATGACAGTGGGATTCAACATAAGGTTTCCCAGACTGATACTCCTGGAATGTGTTGAGCCCCCCTCATCTTTCCCGTcccttgtttaattattttgtacagAACAATGCTCTTATAGCTGGAACTCTTTGTAACCAGTAATGACCTGAGTGTGCAGTGTTCACAGTGTAAATGACACTTTCTCTGAACGACTCTGAGCTGGGGTTCACCACCACTGGGGGGTGCTCCACTCGAATGATACAACCACTGCAGGTGAGCGGTTTCTCAGCCTGTCGAAGTTTTTTGGACTTTCTGAACatctttcctaaaaaaaaatggaaacaaatataataaatataagaaACAGGGTAGCAAATAAAGCCTGACAGCCCTTACTTTTCCTAAGACTACTTTTCCAAAAATGATTGTTCAACGAGCATACAAGGCAGTAACGGGAGTTTTGAATACAGAACTATGTTACAACACCAAACAGATGAATTCAAATACAATGCAAACCACTCTAGCCATAAACAGCATAACAGTGTGATTAAAAACTTTACTATGATGCCACGGTGTCTAAAGTGAGGATAATGCTCCCAATTTAAccatttttaatgtacagtaactgtAATCTTACCATTCAACAGATTACCAGTCAACAAGGAAGCACACGTTTTGTCATGATGAAGCCTCTGCAGTAATGGATCACCATATGCTCTGAGCTCCACTTTTGGAGCCCTAACAACGCCAGtgtatttgcttttgtttctacATTTTCTGGCATCAGCCAGGGAATGCATTGCAGAGCCTCGTTTGAGATACTCTTCGAAGACTTGCTTAGAAAAGCAGGTTGAAAACCCAGTGGTATTCAGTACCTGCAGTATTCCCCGATCAGATGGAAAATGCTCTCCAAGAAAAGCGTGTGCTAAAGGTGTGTTAAAGCTCAAGCTTGTGCTTCCTTTAGACGTACTTCTGCCTGCAGGAAATGAAGAAGACATGCACTCGCTGGTGTTGGCACCCCAGTTCTCAACTAATCTCACAAGTTTCTTTAGCGGTGCAGCAAGTTGAGCTTTGGATTGTACCTCAGGCTCTACAGCGTACTTTGCTGCCCTTTTTTGTGGAACGGCTTCTGAACTTGTGTGAGGTGTGGAACTTATAGGGTAAGAAAGAGTCTTGGTGGACTGGCTTTGCATTGTGGTAGGTGGCTTACAATCCCAGTAAGGTGATGCTGCTCTTCTGTATAAATCTAATGTATCCTGACCATCAGTCTTCTGGGGTCTATTATATTCTTCTGCAAAATCATTTAATTGCTcctatgaaagaaaaaaaaaaaacatttccctttattttactgtttcttATCTCATATAAAAAGATATTCATAAAAACTAAAGAATCATCTCATTTGGTGATTCAGAATTTTTTGACAGTCCACAATGTTAAGATCTTTAAGACCTCCCTCTCATTGTTTCTGCCCTAATTGACATCCTTGGGGCCATACATCAGGCCAACATTGCCAGGTGAAGATCCAGTAATACATAGCTTTACTGTTCTCCTATTACCTCTGCCGGCATTCGCAGAATCCTTACCTCATATTTAAGCTCCTCTATCTCAGCTTCATCTTCCTTAAAACCGTCAAATGATCCACCAGACGAAAATGATACCTTACTGCCTGATTCGCTGCATTTATACCACATTCTGGggttaaaaataatatgaaaatacTTAAATCCTGTTTTATAATGGTGTGCCTAAGCATAGCAAAAACTGTTAACTCAATTGTGCAATAACAGCTTTTTAGAATCTTCAGATGTGTTCCTTGGTTTTGCAGAAGTGGGACTGATAATGTAGTTGCACAGGTGACTTCAATTGTAAAATGAATATCCAACAATCCTTTTAGAATAGGTTAGAGAAAGAGTGAGGCGGTTTACAATggcatatatatcatatatatatcatacataatTACTACACTGATGgaacaagttattttatttagcaaagttATAATAGATGTGTAGCTTTATAAGGTTTAAAGGTTAGGGTAACTAACCAGAATGTAGCAGATAtttacagcatattgaagtaggcAGTTGTTTTTCAGCAGCTGTactctggctccctcttgtggccAGAAATAAGTTGCCTATTTAGTAAGGCTCTCGATTATCACGTGAAAAGAGAAAACTAATATATTGAATTAATTTAGGACTACTGTCAAAAACACGCAACGTTCGTACCTATAGGCACTGCACTGATACAATGCCTCTGAAAGCACAGATATCTGGTACTCTTCTACCTCATGACAAAGTAAGGGCCACTctctgcattgtaaaaaaaaaaaaaaaaaaaaattaaaaataattaaaacaaaagtaaatattcaaagaaaacaatatataaatgcattgcaAATTTAGAAAGTTAGATTGGTACAatattttatattccaacattagAAAAGTTGATACCAACTACAAAGTGTCACTCTATATATGACCACTCCTattgaaataataaacatgttttgccTTGAAGTTGTGAATAtgctatactgtacttgaattcaGATGGTAGAAGCAGTCTGCCAACTCGAAGAAAGTTGAGAATGTGTCGGAACATCTGTCCATCCCCTTGGATGTAGAGGCTCTGACCAAAGGCAATCCAGCGAACCTTCTTGAAGTTTGAAAGCAGCTCTGGATACTGAAAGACAAACGGAACTGAgctgctttttttccccttagaAAACCACAACAAAGAGTAGGATCATTTCTAAATGAATCTCATCATTTTCTCCTACCTACCTTCAACAGGGTTTTCAGATAAGTTGCATACCAATGAGTTCCTATATAAATTTTAACAATCTGATACACTGTGACATTTTCAATACTAGCAGTCCAAGCTTTTCCTCTCATCTCCAGAGATCCTAAAAACAGGACCAAAACAATACGAAAACATattaaactgaaatttaaaactgaattcaCTTATGAATCTCACTTAACACTACACTAAATtatgttcaagaaaaaaaaaatacaaaaaatatttgcaGTAAACAAAGACCAGGATCATACTGTTTCAAACTGAAACCACTCACTAGTGACCAATAAATCATGATCGATCATTATATACAAAGTGTACTGACCTGGATGATTGAgggtcatattcacaaagctttcaccACTGTGCTAAAATGCTGCTACAGAACTAGcaacaataaacaaaagcacATGTAGAGTGATTACAATAACCCCCTGAGTTTTTTAACATCAATATTTGGAGGGTGTGAATACTGCCCCAAGTGAATTCACCACTCACTCTTTCATGCTGTACATGCGACTTACTGATTTCTGAATCTTGGACCGCTGTCTCTTTTCTGCTTATCAGGTACTCCCTAATGGCATCTTTCATTGCCCGATAAGCATTGTCTTGTTTATCCACATACTTGCAAAGTTCACTCAGCTCAGATATGTTTTCAGTCAGTGGCAGTCGACTTGTCCCTAACCAGTTCCTGGCAAttcaaaacatataaataaaagcagGACACAACCAAGAAACTCCACTGGGTCTATTATCTCAATGATTTATCTACAAGAAAAGTCATGTTTGCAGATATTGAATTGGGTAGTAGATTGCAGAGGACGCTATGAGTCCTATACATCTCACTGCAGTAATGATGATACTTGCTTTGGAGGTCTGCTCCACCAATAGCATGACTAAGAATAcaacaaaagaaacatgttttctaTATAAGCTGTATACGTTATTGAACATTATTTACTTACCTGGCATGCTGAAAGATAACACCTTTGCCAGTGATGTACACTTTACTCCCTTCCAAGTTGCTGTCCACATGGAGCTGTCCCAGTGCTGAATCAGGGTACTTCACTAGCAACTCCAGAACCATGACATAGAGGGGCCTGGACGCACAGGCTGGCAAAGAACTAGGACTAGTGTCTTGCTTGTTAACCGAATAGTAGTCACAGTCTATCCCACTGTTTTCTGAGTTAAATACATGATAACAACGCATTTATAGTAGGCTTATTTGTTTTTGAGGGggttgtattgtttgtttgttttttgttttaagctgTAACACAGCTTCAGCTTGGTATAGCGTGTATACTTAACAAAATACTTTATACAACTATCCTGAAGTCTATGCATGAAGAATATAAACAATTAGTAGCTTTAATACTACAATAATGTTTATTAACAAGTATTTACTTACGTTTGTGTTCCTTTACAGCCTGTATTAATTCAGAAAGTCCCAGGATGTCTGCTTCATTAGTCAAGATTTCGTAATCAGTGAATTTATCAGGCAGTAAAATATTCTCAGTATGGAGATAAttagcttaaaaaataaaacaagcaataaacaGAGATGGACTGTTGTTTAATGTTTGAAGTTGCTTGTCATTGGGCATCTTAAGTGTCACTCAGTATGCAAGGTTAGACAGTAGTAGCAGGTTTCAGAACTGTTTTTACAGCACAGCTCAATAGGCCTGCTATTTGGAGTTTTTCAGGCAGCTATAGAAGAATAATGTATTTATCTGGGGTTTGCCtgattgctcaaactcctggctcctgatgaTTTCAATAATGTGTTTAACCCAGGATTGCTCCCAATAGCACCTTACCTATGAACCTGAACTCACTGCATCCACATTCTATTATGACAACCTCCTCACACAACCAGAGTAAGTTGTCCTCATTGACTAGGCTGGGGTACTTTTTCACCAAATCCAGTAGAAGAAAGCAAAAATGAACCTCTTCATCAGTGTCCAACAACGGTGTACCGATCAATCCCAGGGGGGCTTTATCATGCAACCCTGCCCAGAAACAGAACACTTTTAAAATTAAGACCAGCTTATTCACTTCAAAAATGTACGTTGTACCCAATGCCATTATTTGACCATACTTCCACTAATATTCGTTCTGATTTTTACCTGTTGATACTGGACTTCTGATCAGCTCTGGTAACTTGGTATTGCATATTCGTGTTTTCCAGTAATTCACAGAAGCTCTTTCAGAAACGTGGGCGTCTACAGGACGTGCACGTAAATAATGTTTTCCAGTCTTAAAATTTTCTAAAGCCTGGAGAATGAAAAATAAGTGACGTGAATTAAGTGATGGACACGCTATATCCATATGCAGAATGTTAGTTATTAAATATTACTTTGGATTAGGCCAGTCCATGGTGCAGTGTGATGACGCTTTCTTTATGTCAAAGCAGTGAAACGCTtaaagcgct is part of the Polyodon spathula isolate WHYD16114869_AA chromosome 13, ASM1765450v1, whole genome shotgun sequence genome and encodes:
- the LOC121325475 gene encoding BTB/POZ domain-containing protein KCTD19-like isoform X1; the protein is MEGEEVSQKCFHFNVGGCLFSIPLNRLAGFQESVLWKEAFSLSRFQDSRLFIDRDGCTFRHLHYYIHTAKLASSCASEVNLLSEQASVLNLTSLLEALENFKTGKHYLRARPVDAHVSERASVNYWKTRICNTKLPELIRSPVSTGLHDKAPLGLIGTPLLDTDEEVHFCFLLLDLVKKYPSLVNEDNLLWLCEEVVIIECGCSEFRFIANYLHTENILLPDKFTDYEILTNEADILGLSELIQAVKEHKQNSGIDCDYYSVNKQDTSPSSLPACASRPLYVMVLELLVKYPDSALGQLHVDSNLEGSKVYITGKGVIFQHARNWLGTSRLPLTENISELSELCKYVDKQDNAYRAMKDAIREYLISRKETAVQDSEIRSLEMRGKAWTASIENVTVYQIVKIYIGTHWYATYLKTLLKYPELLSNFKKVRWIAFGQSLYIQGDGQMFRHILNFLRVGRLLLPSEFKEWPLLCHEVEEYQISVLSEALYQCSAYRMWYKCSESGSKVSFSSGGSFDGFKEDEAEIEELKYEEQLNDFAEEYNRPQKTDGQDTLDLYRRAASPYWDCKPPTTMQSQSTKTLSYPISSTPHTSSEAVPQKRAAKYAVEPEVQSKAQLAAPLKKLVRLVENWGANTSECMSSSFPAGRSTSKGSTSLSFNTPLAHAFLGEHFPSDRGILQVLNTTGFSTCFSKQVFEEYLKRGSAMHSLADARKCRNKSKYTGVVRAPKVELRAYGDPLLQRLHHDKTCASLLTGNLLNGKMFRKSKKLRQAEKPLTCSGCIIRVEHPPVVVNPSSESFRESVIYTVNTAHSGACPHMHLDERKDLPDIAFIHFNLTYEEILYARECHRFLTGLILDSKRLEDSEEATMKIANLVNLLWTQQIPPEQFVADLLNMAFFKNQKEIHDQVLQWIKFTLLFARRYNDCIEILLRGFCKSAVLFPDEDSTLYSLHKD
- the LOC121325475 gene encoding BTB/POZ domain-containing protein KCTD19-like isoform X2; amino-acid sequence: MEGEEVSQKCFHFNVGGCLFSIPLNRLAGFQESVLWKEAFSLSRFQDSRLFIDRDGCTFRHLHYYIHTAKLASSCASEVNLLSEQASVLNLTSLLEALENFKTGKHYLRARPVDAHVSERASVNYWKTRICNTKLPELIRSPVSTGLHDKAPLGLIGTPLLDTDEEVHFCFLLLDLVKKYPSLVNEDNLLWLCEEVVIIECGCSEFRFIANYLHTENILLPDKFTDYEILTNEADILGLSELIQAVKEHKQNSGIDCDYYSVNKQDTSPSSLPACASRPLYVMVLELLVKYPDSALGQLHVDSNLEGSKVYITGKGVIFQHARNWLGTSRLPLTENISELSELCKYVDKQDNAYRAMKDAIREYLISRKETAVQDSEIRSLEMRGKAWTASIENVTVYQIVKIYIGTHWYATYLKTLLKYPELLSNFKKVRWIAFGQSLYIQGDGQMFRHILNFLRVGRLLLPSEFKEWPLLCHEVEEYQISVLSEALYQCSAYRMWYKCSESGSKVSFSSGGSFDGFKEDEAEIEELKYEEQLNDFAEEYNRPQKTDGQDTLDLYRRAASPYWDCKPPTTMQSQSTKTLSYPISSTPHTSSEAVPQKRAAKYAVEPEVQSKAQLAAPLKKLVRLVENWGANTSECMSSSFPAGRSTSKGSTSLSFNTPLAHAFLGEHFPSDRGILQVLNTTGFSTCFSKQVFEEYLKRGSAMHSLADARKCRNKSKYTGVVRAPKVELRAYGDPLLQRLHHDKTCASLLTGNLLNGKMFRKSKKLRQAEKPLTCSGCIIRVEHPPVVVNPSSESFRESVIYTVNTAHSGACPHMHLDERKDLPDIAFIHFNLTYEEILYARECHRFLTGLILDSKRLEDSEEATMKIANLVNLLWNQKEIHDQVLQWIKFTLLFARRYNDCIEILLRGFCKSAVLFPDEDSTLYSLHKD